The stretch of DNA TAAAATGGGTATAAAATAATACTTTCTCTATTTTCTTTTGATAGTTCTATTTCATCTTGGTACAAAGATCGAGAAGAAGAATCTTGCTTATATTATCTCATTAATCACGACTTCTCGTCTTCGATGTTATCATATACATACACTAATCTTTTTTTCATGAGAAGTCACTCTGCACAGGAATCGAACGACCATTCATATTATTCCCAAGATGTCAACTCGTATGGGACAATCAAAACAGAATAATCCAATTTTGGAGATAAGACTATCAAAATAAATAGAGGGAATAAAGGTAAATATCCAAATATGCTTCAATTTTCATTTATTTATCGAACTAAATGCGTcttttaggccaatctcaatACAAAGTTTCATTGCACTATTACGAAGACTATGAACTTGGTAACCGAAACGGATGAGTGTTATGAGGATGAAACTTCTCTCACATCCATGAaactctcccttctctctccttGTAATGATCCTGTCAtatcagcaaatttgctgataTAGCATAACGTGTGTCTCTTTATCTATCATCAATACTGTTGTTGTGAAGTCGTTCTGTTGTGGTGTCCATAAAAGTTAATGGCCTTTTTGGAAGGTAGGAATGCAAAATACAGGAACGGGAAAAATGCAGGAATCATGTGGAGTGAAATGTGGAAAACTACAGGATTTCAAAACACAGGAATGGAGAGTTTAGGTCGTTTGGATcacagaaaaatatgaaaccttCGCAAATGCTAATGAAACAAGATTCCAGCAGTTCACTCTAATTAAACTAGGTTTACATGCTAAGTCATGTGAATAAATTCTTATATATTCCTTTCTCAAATCTCCTCCTCGtttcttcctttctttctcccATAATAATCATATCCCTTCTCATCCCCTTCTAATTATTCTTGTTTCTAAAGCTCCCGCTTGTTACTATTCAAATTGACGAGACTTAAGGCTCAACGCACACATTCATCGGCAACAAATCATGAAGCACAGTAACATGGTTAGACCTACTCTCCAGTAGGGCCATCTTGATGAAATGCCGTAGGAATATTTCCTTTGGATTCTGTTGGATGCTTTTTTCCCTATATGTTTTGTGAAGGAACAAAAGCCTTACCTTAGAAATGGAAATCAGTTTTCCTCCGTTAACCCCGTTTGGAACGGAGGAAAAATGAAGTTTTCCATTCCAGATGAAAGGGAGGCTAGCGATGCATTTGGAACGAAGGAACTGGAGAAAAACTTTCCAGAGGAAAGGCTAGCGCGGCGGAACTTCTGGAGGAAAGGAAAAATGAGCTCCGAGCTCTGGGAAAATTTTCCCACAACGCTCGCTTGCACGCTCACACGCTAATCATGCTCTTACTTGGTACAGAGCTTATCAGGACGGAAACTTCATTTAGAGGGTATTTGGATCTGAGGACTAAACTTTAATCCATGTCATTTTGAATGTTTagtttagaagtattaaatataaactaattgAACAGATGAGGCTatttcgcgagatgaatctattaagcctaattaatccatcattagcgcATGTTTACTATAGCACCACATtgtcaaatcatggactaattaggcttaataagTTCATCTTACAAATTAGTCTCTATTtgtgcaattaattttataattagtctatatttaatacttctaattagtaaCCAAACATTCGATATGAcaagggctaaagtttagctatAGGATCCAAACACACCAAATAAACGAGGAAACGAGAAAAATCAAATCGACTTCCCATTTTGAGCATGCCGCCAACAAATCATTTGAGCAATTTCAGGTATTTAAACTCCAAATCTACATAAAATGAAAATGGAAACACTAACAAGAACTGCGAAAGGGAGCTTTGATCTTTGAAGAGGGGAGGAGGCTTCCATGTGCTCCGAACTGGTTGGAATGCTCGCCACTTAAGGGCTGTTTGGATGCCTGACTAAgacgccacgccacgccacacATTTCGCGCCACAGGTGTGGCGGCCAaatcggccgccgcaccttaggCGCGGTGTGGCGTCTAAGGCAGCcatccaaacagccccttaATGCCGGCCTCCTGCCATGCCCCGCTGTTCCATGGCCGCCTAATCTCACTAGTATGCGAAGGATAGAAACGAAGGTATGTGGATGATGATTTCACTAGATCCATCGGAAGGATAAGGACGATGTGCAGGTAAGACCGtgttaaaagaaaattttgGCGATGAGACCGTTGCGTCCAAATATAATAGGGTCGCtgaaaaatataatattatctTTTTTCCATTCGATTTTCTGTGGGCTTGCCAAATGTTTGGGATTATCTATAATGGTTTTGTCCATTATGATTTTTCATCACTTAAACTATTATTATGACTACAACACTTTATGTTTCCTATGTTATGAATTCCTACGATTCAAACACTCTAAATTTTCCATTCCTGTGTTTTCGATTCCTGTAGTTTTCTACCTTTCACTCCATCCTATTCCTGTATTTTTTTCCATCCCTCTGTTTTGAATTCCTGtgttccaaacaggccctaaaccAGAAAACTTTCCTAAGGAATCTATTCATTTGGTTTTCCTATGAAAATACTCCATTCCAAACAGGTGCTGACAGGCTCAGATCAACCTCGGCTCGGGTTCCTTCAGCTTTAGGTGACAGGCTCGCTCGAGCTCGGCTCATTGACAGCCCTCCCTCTCAGGGCTTAGGCGCTGGCCTCAGGTTCATCTCCTCCCTCTGTTTTCTAAAGCTTTCCCTTCTCTCGGACTCTCTCCTCCCTTGCTCTTCCTTCCCCGGCGGCGACGACTGGGCAAGCGGCGGCGCCATTTGTCCTGTCTTCGCCCAGCCCTTTGCCGGCGACGAGCGCATCCTCCAGGTATGCCCgccccttctctttccttctgctgtgcgagacggagcacccgaaaccctaacaaaactatttgtCTTCGGATCTGAATCCAGTTACAATATATCTTTTATCTTTTATCTTTTATACCTATATATTTCTAAAGTACGGAACAAATCCTTCGTATGTTCTGCCTTGGTCTTCTAATTTTCGTCCGTCCTAACACATCGTTAGTTACCGAGAGTCGAGAGATCTGTCATCGCGCTGGACACGGCAATGCCCCGTCTCCGCGTCGAACTCAGCTTCCGTTATCAGTGGCGATTGTCCACGTTGAGACGTTGTGGCCTCCCTGTGTAGCACAAGTCAAACGACAACGCCAACAAGAAATTGCATCGATCTCCGACGCAAGAATCATCCGAACTGAGCAGAAAGCCGTGGCCGTGTCGTCATCCATGTTGGAGGCCGGCCGCCTCGCGTGCTGCGTGCAGTCCGTCAATCACCCGGGGCCTATTTTCGTTTTCTTCAAGTCTTCGTCTGGCCGTCCTTTTTTTTAGAGTTTTAGAGGGCAGAGCCCCCGTCTTACTTAACGAAAGACAGAGCAACGTTTACAGCGTATTGTTGGTAGGTTCCAGCTACCACAGGGAACAAAGTGGCCACAAGCCGAGACACAAAACAGGTTCAGGACAACACCATGCGTTAACAGACTGCCCTACTACCAAAACGCTTAACTGAAAGACACTGTGAAGAGCGCCGGGAAGCTTCAGGGTTCACATCGCACGCAGAGAGAGCCTGAAGCCGGATTGACCAGGAAGCCTTCCTTGTTTATATACTTCCTCAGTTCAGCAGTCTTCTCCGCCGTGTCCCAGCTCCACTTGTGTTGGCGCCAGTAGTCCACCCACTCCATCGGCGTACCTTGACTCACCCAGAAATTCTCCCAGGCATTGCAGCTAGCAGCTTTAGCTTTTCTACGAAGCCAGACAGCTCGGGCCTGGCTGACTCCGGGCACAGAATTGACCAATTCTGCGCCAAGATAGCCATCCTCATCAGCAAAAGCCTGATGTCCTTCCATGAAGCAATCTGAAAACAAAGCTCATTTCTCAGTTTCCATAACCCCCAAAGAGTAGCCGAGGTCAGAATGTTATGTGCTATAAACTTTTTTCTACTTAACCACATACCACCAATAGAATCAAAAGAAACACCAACACTAAAGCCAAAGCAATCTGAGATGTGTAACCAGGTCTGTTTGGCTACAACACACTCAAAGAATAAATGCAGGACAGCTTCTTTTTCAGAGCAAAATAAACAGGAATCATCCTCAACTTTTCTTCTAATACTCAGGTTGTCTCGAGTCAGCAATATTTCTTAGCTAGAAGCCATAGGAAGAAATGTACTCTCGGGGGTATTTTCAAAGACCACACTGCTGAAACATGGACTGGAAGCACTCCCCTAAAATTGATGATCCTATATAGAGACTGGGAATTGTAAACCCCATTGGAAGAGGATTGCCAGATTAAGGCATCCTCTTCAAAGGAGAAAACAATGGTCGAGGCTAACTGGACCACGTCTAACCGTCTTTTTCGATCTAGCTGGGTCCTGTTTTTAAGGATCGTTGCTCGCCATGGTGCAGAGGGCCAACCGGCCAGGCGCCAATTTCTTTCGCCCTCAAGGCGCTGCTGATCCTGGGATCTTGGACTGCTGTGCTGGCCATAGGAGGAGCCTAGGAGGAAGGTGAAGGGGAAGAGGAGGGGAGATTGAGAGGAACGGACTGATGGAGTATTCCCATGTAGACAATCACTTTCATTTGCCTATTGGTTTGTGTTGAATTGTTGATCCGCacggggggagagagagatgcGAGCCGTGTGCATAGTCCAAGACGCTTCTAGCTAGGACTACTATATGATAGACAAGCAAGTTTGAGGTTTCACATTTTTTCTCTTTATGTACAAGTGCTCTGCAAGGAAACCTGAAAATCATAAATCAGTATGCCATAGAGAACAAGTGGGTGGCTAGGTTTCTAAATTTCGATGACAAAAATGACTTGTTGTTTTAACTGTGCAAGCACTATTTTTTGTTAACATGCCAAACTGTGTTGCTTAACGTATATTTGAGATATGTTTATGTTAACATTCAATTTTATTGCCAAAACTATTGTTATGTTTATTCATATGAATACTATGTTCTATAGTTTTATAAGTAGGTACCCGTTGCAACGCATGGGCATCTGTGCTAGTTACCTACTAACTTCGATTTCATTTGCAAGAATTATCGGGTGTACATGTGTACACTCATGTCCTATGCTGGGTCCGCCCTGGTAAGGAGATGTAGCAGATATCCAAATAACATGTTAGCTTCTCTCTTTTAGAAGGATTCTTTCCATTTTCTCAGTTAGGTTGCAATTTGCATCGAGGCTAGcagataggatataacagataCATAGATGTATATTAAATTATTAATCTGTACGTCAAGAAGGGTGGCAGGCTACTTGTGGATATTAATACGTTATAGAACAATTCAAGTGGAATGAGCCTTCTCCTGATGATTTTTCTTTTGTATGTTTTGCATGTTCTGCCTAAGGTTTTGAGATGCATTACTAACTTATGTACGAATTTTGCTCGCTCTACTATTTGCTTTATGCATTCTATTGTCTGTAATACGGCGTGAGCTTGAATTTTACCTCTCTGAATTCTGATCTTATGCTTTTGTGTGTCCTCCTTCCAGTCTTCTTTTCTGCAAACTTGTAGTCGCTGATGGGGAAAGCAAAGCGTGCCTCAATCTTCATCAGGCTGGTTTCTGCAGCTGGTACTGGGTTCTTCTATGTGAAGCGCAAGAATCCTCGGCGGATCACTGAGAAGCTTGAATTTAGGAAGTATGATCCCCGTGTGAACAAGCATGTTCTGTTTACAGAAGCAAAGATGAAGTGAGATCTTCTACCTCCACAATGCAAAATAGGAATAGGTTGTCAGCGTTTTGCAATCAGAAATCTCTTGTACCGTCAAGGATAGCTTAACATTGTCATGTTTTGGTTTCCAATGTTCCATTTAGATAACTGTAATGGGCTTGTGATTAAGGATTTTATGTGATCTTCCAGTCGATTTTGTTGCTCGAGTGGGCTGCAGACATGCAAGCGGCTAGTTTTTTTAATGATTTTCTTTTGATGTATGAAGCTATAATCAGCTCCTGGTGAAGGAAATCTGGATTTAACAAGTTCTTTCTACACCTTCCAATCCCACCATGTTTGTGAACCAATCCGGTCCTCACTGAACATGTGAACTGCCAAGATGCTCCGCTAAAAATGAAGCGAAGGTGTTTTCTCTGTATTTAATGTTGATTTACTGCTTCCGAAAATCACAAAGAGTTCATTTTGTTGTGGTTGAGGAAGAGTGGTTGAAAACGCAATGCCCAACTAGTATTGTTTGAAGCTAAATGCCTACTGAAAGCAACATATTCTTGGAGCTTGGATCGAACCATTGCTGGAAGAGACAAGAAGCAAATTTAATAGGGGATGGAAGTTAGTAAGTTAACCAGGCTGGTACGTACTGCAATTTGTGCTTTGCGTATATTCATATTGGTGGATGTAATCAGGACCAGAATTCATTCCCATTCTAGATCACAAATATCATCTGCTAACCAGGGAAAAAACTATATACGAATAGCATAGAATTCAAGTTTGTGCAAATACTAGGTATGCAGTGTTCTGCATTATTGCCATAAAGATTTGGCAGTCATTTTTATTATAAAAAATATTTGGCAGAAATCATGGGTACATGGTTGTTAAGTCATTATCTGTCAGTGTCCTCAAAaagatgaaattggcccatcagTCTGAAGCTACCTCTATCACTCCAATCCTTCAAGCACAGCCTAGAGGTAGGATCATAGTCCCACAGCCCAGTGGACATCTGCCGCcggagcttcttcttcctcccattTATCCAGTTGTTGTGGATGATGAAACAACCGAGCTTCTTGCAAGTTGATTGTACGTCATGCTTCTCCCATAGTCCTTTGTAAGCTCCATTGGGGAACAAGTCCCGGTTCAAGAAAACAACAGTCAAGTTTGTGTTGGGCTCCAGGCATTTGTCGTCACTGATGCGGTTTGTTCCGTTTTTGCCGCACATGACATCGTAGAAACTCGGTTGCTCAGATAAGCCAGAATCACTTGCATGTTTCACTATCATCTGCATTGCCGTGATAGTGGCATTGTCTGAGCGAGCAAAATAGAATCCTGAATTCAATCTCCGTGGCAAATTTATTGGTCCTATAACCAACAGCAGTGAGAATACACAACCAAAATTAGCAGGGGGCTTACATCTAGAGAATCAACAGAACTGAACTAGCACATTTCTTTTATGTATTCAATATGCCATATTCATATTTCTAGGTCAAAGTTTGTGTCATTTACTTTCTTTTAAGAACTTTGTGCCACCTAAATTAAACTAACTCTTATTACAGCTGAATTTGACCCAATGATAGATGTAGGTGTGCATTGTCAAGAGAACCAAAACTGGAAGAAACATCAGAAAATTGTAGTCATCACCTGTCTCATTATATTCATCAGATTGTGCTCCAAATGTAGCGGGCCCAAGCGAGTACAGGAATGGCATTGGATTGTCAAACCAATAAACATCAACATCACTAAGCAGCACATTGTATCCCAGTTTTAATATCTCCAGAACAATCCGTGACTTCACTTTTGTCACTTGCTGAAAACACTTTGTTCCAAAGTGGCAGTCATCAAAGCTGACGTTCTTTGGTGATAATGGATCTCTCAAAACTGGCAAACCCTAGAATTAGGATTAAACGATTTGAGGTGGTCTGTGGTTTGCAAAGTAAAGAGGTTAAAAATagagaaaaggagaagaaaGGAGGTGACTGAAAATAACTACCTGTAAAACTGAGAATTCATATGTCTCGTGGTCTAAGGCACAGACTATAAAATTGGTAACTCTAAGATGACGCAAACGGCAAGCCCAATTCATGAGCATGTCCCTGTAACTTACTCCAGCCACACCAAGGACAACAGACCTATTCTTATCAGCAGCATGCTCAAGTAGCATGCTCAAAGAATATGGAAGATTAGAGCTGTGCGGATGTCCAGATAAGCAAACGTTCTCATTCCTCCGTAGGCTGCCTCCTCCTCCATGagctttttcttttttgctgaTGACAAAATCTGACAAGGTGAGCTCGTGAGCTTTGCTGAATAAATAGTCTTCAGATTGCTTTACCACTTTATGCAGCACGGTAGAGTGTCTTCTCGGTAATTGGTAGCAATAAGAACCATAAATTGCAGCAAGGTGGCAATTGACACTATACTCCCAGGATCCAGCAGGTAATCTTCCACTCTTACTCGCGCTCATGTCATACATCGAG from Panicum hallii strain FIL2 chromosome 3, PHallii_v3.1, whole genome shotgun sequence encodes:
- the LOC112885255 gene encoding beta-arabinofuranosyltransferase RAY1, which translates into the protein MLLTSHHRCAPPRRGGRRPRSGVADLAGCLLLLALVAAAAVFCLSSSSSRARSRLQHEDGGSRETLPSGSGATPRVTIFSAPRPAPEGSPARQELAVRSWLALPGNVSVVLLGAHASSLAIAGRLGRRVTVDAAIDSAFTGTPFFHSIVARAQAASDSDICVLVDAEIILLPEIVNALAHLSKVDRDWFLVAMSRNITEFHYQLADNGSHWVQADGKTVSFRKLREIPADKWASESSDKGLIVAWNSPSSPLHAGVLPSFLYGRGAHNRWLAHEVLSSEMRLVFDASGLVLGFYPESFSSMYDMSASKSGRLPAGSWEYSVNCHLAAIYGSYCYQLPRRHSTVLHKVVKQSEDYLFSKAHELTLSDFVISKKEKAHGGGGSLRRNENVCLSGHPHSSNLPYSLSMLLEHAADKNRSVVLGVAGVSYRDMLMNWACRLRHLRVTNFIVCALDHETYEFSVLQGLPVLRDPLSPKNVSFDDCHFGTKCFQQVTKVKSRIVLEILKLGYNVLLSDVDVYWFDNPMPFLYSLGPATFGAQSDEYNETGPINLPRRLNSGFYFARSDNATITAMQMIVKHASDSGLSEQPSFYDVMCGKNGTNRISDDKCLEPNTNLTVVFLNRDLFPNGAYKGLWEKHDVQSTCKKLGCFIIHNNWINGRKKKLRRQMSTGLWDYDPTSRLCLKDWSDRGSFRLMGQFHLFEDTDR